The window TGGCCAGAAGTCCGTATTCGAGTGTTTTCTCAACAACATCGAGAAGAAGGGGCTTCTTTCCCGGGTCGGCAGGATCCTGGATCCGGCTGAGGACCGGTTTCTCCTCCTTAGGCTCGATCCGCGTGCGCGGGTCCACACCCTCGGGATCGGGGTCGAGCCTTCCGATCCCCCGTTTTTCTATTTCGGGTGATGCCATGGGAACGCTCTATCTCGACCGTTCAGGCCTGGAACTCCGGATCGACGGGGACGCCGTGGCCCTTTACACGCGTGGTGAAAGGAGCGGCACGGTCCCGATTGGCCTGCTCGAAAAGATCGTCATCAAGGGGGAGATTTCCTTAACGAGCAATGTCCTTGGAAGGCTTGCTGATGCCGGGGTATCTGTTCTCATGCTTTCGGCCCGTCACTCGCGAAGGGTCGCATTCGTGCACGGACGATTCCACAACGACGCCCGTATCCGGCTCGCCCACTACCGGGCCGTCCTTGACGACGAATACGCGCTTGGCTGGTCCCGCCGTATCGTCCGTGCGAAGATATCAGCCCAGGTCGCCTTTTTGAAAAGGGCCGGAGACGAGAAGCCGGAGGCCAAAAAGGACCTTTTCGGCCCCATCGCCGGGCTCAAAAGCTGTGGTGAGGCCCTTTCAAACGCCGTCACCACCGACGGCGTACGAGGACTTGAGGGGGCCTCTGCAAGGCTCTATTTCGCGGGCCTTTCGCACCTCTTTCCGCCTTCGCTTCAATTCAACGGACGCAACAAGAGACCCCCTCGGGATCCTGTCAATGCAGTCCTTTCCCTCGCTTACACCCTTGCGCATCACGAGGCCGTGAGGGCCTGCCATCTGGCCGGCCTTGATCCGCTCCTCGGCTTTCTCCACAAGCCGGCCTGGGGCCGGGAATCCCTTGCCTGCGATCTCATTGAGCCCTTTCGGCCCAGGCTGGATGCCTGGGTGTGGGGGTTATTCCGCGAAAGGATCCTCAGACCTGAGGATTTCCACCGGGACAAGGGTGCGGTCCTCCTCGGCAAGGCCGGACGTCACCGTTTCTACGAGGCATACGAGGCAAAGGGCCCAGTCTGGAGCCGGGCCCTCATCAGGCTCGCCCGTGCCCTTGCCTCCTCCGTGACGAAAAAGACCCC is drawn from Deltaproteobacteria bacterium and contains these coding sequences:
- the cas2 gene encoding CRISPR-associated endonuclease Cas2 translates to MENRDLYLAAYDITEAKRLRDALNVLKGVSTGGQKSVFECFLNNIEKKGLLSRVGRILDPAEDRFLLLRLDPRARVHTLGIGVEPSDPPFFYFG
- the cas1 gene encoding CRISPR-associated endonuclease Cas1, producing the protein MGTLYLDRSGLELRIDGDAVALYTRGERSGTVPIGLLEKIVIKGEISLTSNVLGRLADAGVSVLMLSARHSRRVAFVHGRFHNDARIRLAHYRAVLDDEYALGWSRRIVRAKISAQVAFLKRAGDEKPEAKKDLFGPIAGLKSCGEALSNAVTTDGVRGLEGASARLYFAGLSHLFPPSLQFNGRNKRPPRDPVNAVLSLAYTLAHHEAVRACHLAGLDPLLGFLHKPAWGRESLACDLIEPFRPRLDAWVWGLFRERILRPEDFHRDKGAVLLGKAGRHRFYEAYEAKGPVWSRALIRLARALASSVTKKTPDLFLADEEDDS